A single genomic interval of Lathyrus oleraceus cultivar Zhongwan6 chromosome 7, CAAS_Psat_ZW6_1.0, whole genome shotgun sequence harbors:
- the LOC127104802 gene encoding ruBisCO large subunit-binding protein subunit alpha, chloroplastic, with translation MAPNSVTISTDKANEFYDSSQISSTRNPFATVSGKDGDIQQSNPLIVDFASLNTYSVMSVCLTKTEIIGGSVDGTVRIFGIRIGREISFSFGQSVNCISLSNDGNCILAGCLDSTVRLLDRTTGELLQEYKGHTNKSYKLDCCLTNTDAHVTGGSEDGFVYCRDLVDASVVSKFRAHASVVTSAQTSLSKKVKQHGRVNFRQKPNRFVVKAAAKDIAFDQHSRSAMQAGIDKLADAVGLTLGPRGRNVVLDEFGSPKVVNDGVTIARAIELPDPMENAGAALIREVASKTNDSAGDGTTTASILAREIIKLGLLNVTSGVNPVSIKKGIDKTVAALVEELEKLARPVKGGDDIKAVATISAGNDELIGKMIAEAIDKVGPDGVLSIESSSSFDTTVEVEEGMEIDRGYISPQFVTNPEKSIVEFENARVLITDQKISAIKDIIPLLEKTTQLRAPLLIISEDITGGALATLVVNKLRGILNVAAIKAPGFGERRKALLQDIAILTGAEFQASDLGLLVENTTIEQLGLARKVTISKDSTTIIVDAASKDELQSRVAQLKKELSETDSIYDSEKLAERIAKLSGGVAVIKVGAATETELEDPSPEFPSVDDQQKGGKQEVPGMKTVQTVLERTATPVVYNDMPDALCLKDSPTAVRNATQAADRIHRVFRMQSFQRKQLTQYEDDEFGLLDQRVLSLLTSKSCKSGQGDGLFNTAATTTHKNQSNSKKRENIYSSELQR, from the exons ATGGCACCAAATTCAGTTACAATTTCAACTGACAAAGCCAATGAATTTTATGATTCTTCTCAGATTAGTAGTACAAGGAATCCTTTTGCAACAGTTTCCGGTAAAGATGGTGATATACAACAATCTAATCCATTAATTGTTGACTTTGCTTCTCTTAATACAT ACAGTGTGATGTCTGTCTGTTTAACAAAAACTGAAATTATTGGAGGAAGTGTTGATGGAACTGTTCGGATATTTGGCATTCGTATTGGCAGAGAAATATCTTTTAGCTTTGGGCAATCTGTCAATTGTATATCATTGTCAAATGATGGCAACTGCATCCTAGCCGGTTGCCTAGACTCTACTGTGCGTCTTTTGGACAGAACCACAGGTGAACTGTTACAAGAATATAAGGGCCACACTAATAAGTCATACAAATTGGATTGCTGCCTTACCAATACGGATGCTCATGTAACTGGTGGCTCTGAGGATGGCTTCGTCTATTGCCGGGATCTTGTAGATGCATCTGTTGTATCAAAATTCAGGGCTCATGCCTCAGTGGTAACAAGTGCACAGACCAGTCTCAGCAAGAAGGTTAAACAACATGGAAGGGTCAATTTCAGGCAGAAACCTAACCGTTTTGTGGTTAAAGCCGCCGCTAAAGATATCGCCTTTGACCAACATTCACGCTCCGCTATGCAAGCCGGAATTGATAAACTTGCCGATGCTGTTGGCCTCACTCTTGGACCCAGAGGGAGGAATGTTGTGTTGGATGAGTTTGGAAGTCCTAAGGTAGTTAATGATGGTGTGACAATTGCAAGAGCTATTGAGCTTCCTGATCCCATGGAAAATGCTGGTGCAGCTCTTATAAGGGAGGTTGCAAGTAAAACTAATGACTCTGCTGGTGATGGGACTACAACGGCTTCGATTCTGGCTAGGGAAATTATTAAGCTTGGACTTCTCAATGTAACATCGGGTGTTAATCCTGTGTCGATCAAGAAAGGAATTGATAAAACTGTGGCGGCTTTGGTGGAAGAGCTTGAGAAGTTGGCTAGGCCTGTTAAAGGTGGAGATGATATAAAAGCTGTTGCTACTATTTCTGCTGGAAATGATGAGTTGATTGGAAAAATGATTGCTGAAGCGATTGACAAGGTTGGACCCGATGGTGTTTTATCCATTGAGTCTTCTTCCTCGTTTGACACGACAGTTGAAGTTGAAGAAGGAATGGAGATTGATAGAGGATATATCTCCCCTCAGTTTGTAACAAATCCAGAGAAATCAATTGTTGAATTTGAGAACGCTAGAGTCTTGATTACCGACCAGAAGATTTCAGCAATCAAAGATATCATTCCTCTGCTGGAGAAAACCACTCAATTGAGAGCCCCCTTGCTTATCATTTCTGAAGATATCACTGGTGGGGCTTTGGCGACCCTTGTTGTCAATAAGCTGCGTGGTATCCTTAATGTCGCTGCCATCAAAGCTCCAGGATTTGGTGAAAGAAGAAAGGCCCTTCTTCAAGACATTGCTATATTGACAGGTGCTGAGTTCCAAGCCAGTGATCTGGGCCTTCTCGTTGAAAACACCACAATTGAACAACTTGGTTTGGCCCGGAAGGTGACCATCTCCAAGGATTCTACCACTATTATTGTCGATGCTGCATCAAAGGATGAGTTGCAATCCAGGGTTGCACAACTAAAGAAAGAGTTGTCTGAGACAGACTCAATTTATGATTCTGAGAAACTCGCCGAGAGAATTGCTAAGTTGTCTGGTGGAGTTGCTGTCATCAAGGTCGGTGCTGCCACAGAGACCGAACTGGAGGATCCATCTCCAGAGTTTCCTTCAG TGGATGATCAACAAAAAGGTGGTAAGCAAGAAGTTCCAGGAATGAAAACAGTACAGACAGTTTTGGAGCGAACTGCAACACCTGTGGTCTATAATGATATGCCTGATGCCCTCTGTCTTAAGGATTCTCCAACCGCTGTCCGCAATGCTACACAAGCTGCCGATCGCATACATCGAGTATTCAGAATGCAGTCCTTTCAGAGGAAGCAGTTAACTCAGTATGAGGATGATGAGTTTGGTTTGTTAGATCAGAGGGTTCTTTCCCTACTAACTTCTAAGTCGTGCAAATCAGGACAAGGAGATGGTTTATTCAATACTGCTGCAACAACAACACacaaaaatcagtccaattccAAAAAAAGGGAAAACATATATTCAAGTGAGTTACAACGGTGA
- the LOC127106115 gene encoding laccase-7, translating into MRRFVFSLAWSFGLLLLASSLASAAIVEQTFNVEDITVQRLCRPQVITAVNGTLPGPTLYAREGDTVIIHLVNKSPYNMTIHWHGIIQFLTPWSDGPEYITQCPIPSGGNYTYKFKVTGQEGTLWWHAHTSYLRATVHGAIIIKPRLGHSYPFPRVYQEVPILLSEWWSANVVEVERNATDTGNAPQRSNATSINGFLGDLYNCSQDQTYKLKVKQGKTYLLRIINAALDEQHFFKIANHSFTVVALDAVYTNHYETDVVVIAPGQTVDVLLKTNQVVGSYYMVATPYRSSDVNSHNVTTRGIVVYDGASQTQTPIMPILPDSHDTPLAHKFYTNITGLTSGRHWVPVPRKVDEHMFITFGIGLEQCINPGPGRCLAANSRLSANMNNESFVLPQGRGASLLEAFYKNISGVYTKDFPNNPPFEFNYTDPALSTLNATTIAIAFAPKSTKVKTLKWNSTIEIVYQNTAILGTENHPIHIHGFNFHVLAQGFGNYNATRDEPKFNFDNPQLRNTIAVPVGGWSVIRFQANNPGVWFVHCHLETHLPWGFAMAFEVENGPTPGTSVPPPPANLPKC; encoded by the exons ATGAGACGTTTTGTGTTTTCTCTAGCATGGTCTTTTGGTCTTCTTCTATTAGCTTCTTCATTAGCTTCTGCTGCAATTGTGGAACAAACTTTCAAT GTTGAGGACATTACTGTTCAACGATTGTGCCGTCCACAGGTGATAACTGCCGTAAATGGAACCTTGCCAGGTCCAACACTTTATGCTCGAGAGGGTGACACTGTTATCATTCATCTAGTCAACAAATCACCATACAATATGACTATTCATTG GCATGGAATCATTCAATTTTTAACTCCTTGGTCAGATGGTCCAGAGTATATAACTCAATGTCCAATTCCATCAGGTGGAAATTATACATACAAATTCAAAGTAACAGGACAAGAAGGAACACTTTGGTGGCATGCTCACACTTCTTACCTACGTGCTACTGTCCATGGTGCCATCATCATTAAGCCAAGACTAGGACACTCTTACCCCTTCCCTAGGGTTTATCAAGAAGTCCCCATATTGCTTA GTGAGTGGTGGAGCGCTAATGTCGTAGAAGTTGAGAGAAATGCCACTGATACCGGTAACGCCCCGCAAAGATCAAATGCAACCTCAATTAATGGCTTTCTTGGTGATTTGTATAATTGTTCTCAAGATC AAACTTACAAGCTCAAAGTGAAACAAGGGAAAACCTACTTACTCCGTATTATCAACGCTGCACTCGATGAACAACATTTCTTTAAGATAGCGAACCATAGTTTCACAGTTGTGGCATTGGATGCTGTCTACACAAACCACTACGAAACTGATGTTGTTGTGATCGCGCCCGGTCAAACCGTCGATGTTCTCTTAAAAACCAATCAGGTTGTTGGTTCTTACTACATGGTTGCCACACCATATCGTTCCTCCGATGTCAACTCACACAACGTAACTACTAGAGGAATTGTTGTTTATGATGGTGCCTCACAAACACAAACACCTATAATGCCAATTTTACCTGATTCACATGATACCCCACTGGCTCACAAGTTTTACACCAACATTACAG GGTTGACAAGTGGTCGACACTGGGTTCCGGTTCCACGCAAAGTGGATGAACATATGTTCATTACATTCGGAATAGGTTTAGAACAATGCATTAATCCAGGACCCGGTCGATGTCTAGCGGCGAACTCACGACTTTCCGCCAACATGAACAATGAATCCTTTGTTCTTCCTCAGGGAAGAGGTGCTTCATTATTGGAAGCATTTTACAAAAATATTAGTGGTGTGTACACCAAGGATTTTCCCAATAATCCAccatttgaatttaattatacTGACCCTGCCTTAAGTACACTTAATGCTACTACTATTGCTATTGCATTTGCGCCTAAATCAACCAAAGTGAAGACATTAAAATGGAATTCAACCATTGAGATTGTGTATCAAAATACAGCTATTTTGGGAACTGAGAATCATCCTATTCATATTCATGGCTTTAATTTCCATGTTTTGGCGCAAGGTTTTGGGAACTATAATGCAACTAGAGATGAACCAAAGTTTAATTTCGATAATCCTCAATTGCGTAACACTATTGCGGTGCCAGTTGGAGGATGGTCTGTTATTAGATTTCAAGCCAAtaatccag